In Pelodiscus sinensis isolate JC-2024 chromosome 2, ASM4963464v1, whole genome shotgun sequence, the following proteins share a genomic window:
- the LOC102463769 gene encoding transcription factor Sox-17-alpha, protein MSSPDAGYASSDDHTQARCSLPIMMPALGPCQWAESLSPLADAKVKGEAAPAGAASSRAKSESRIRRPMNAFMVWAKDERKRLAQQNPDLHNAELSKMLGKAWKALSLAEKRPFVEEAERLRVQHMQDHPNYKYRPRRRKQVKRLKRVESGFLAHGLAEAPGAGLASEGSGSRMCVESLALPYPEQGYPGVQSALPPALGHYRDCQPLAAAFDGYALPTPDPSPLEAAETEAAFFTPPLQDECQQLAPFAYPAAPAPDYPAHPAESPASAALRRHLPRAEPLGQLSSLQSLLGCQGPLHAYYGQLCPPAGPARAAQLQPQPCQPSPPPEAQQCREPLEHLSQDELLGDVDRTEFEQYLHFACKPELGLHFQGHEAGLPAPDAHGPISSVVSDASTAVYYCTYPDA, encoded by the exons ATGAGCAGCCCCGATGCGGGCTACGCCAGCAGCGACGACCACACGCAGGCCAGGTGCTCGCTCCCCATCATGATGCCGGCCCTGGGCCCCTGCCAGTGGGCAGAGTCCCTGAGCCCCCTCGCAGACGCCAAGGTGAAGGGTGAGGCGGCCCCGGCGGGGGCCGCGAGTAGCCGGGCCAAAAGCGAGTCCCGCATCCGCCGGCCCATGAACGCCTTCATGGTGTGGGCCAAGGACGAGCGCAAGCGGCTGGCGCAGCAGAACCCGGACCTGCACAACGCGGAGCTCAGCAAGATGCTGG GGAAGGCCTGGAAGGCGCTGTCGCTGGCGGAGAAGCGGCCGTTCGTGGAGGAGGCGGAGCGGCTGCGGGTGCAGCACATGCAGGACCATCCCAACTACAAGTACCGGCCGCGGCGGCGGAAGCAGGTGAAGCGCCTGAAGCGCGTGGAAAGCGGCTTCCTGGCGCACGGGCTGGCGGAGGCGCCGGGCGCCGGGCTGGCCAGCGAGGGCAGCGGCAGCAGGATGTGCGTggagagcctggccctgccctaCCCGGAGCAGGGCTACCCCGGCGTGCAGAGCGCGCTGCCCCCGGCGCTGGGCCACTACCGGGACTGCCAGCCCCTGGCGGCCGCCTTCGACGGCTACGCCCTGCCCACGCCGGACCCCTCCCCGCTGGAGGCGGCGGAGACCGAGGCGGCCTTTTTCACGCCGCCCCTGCAGGACGAGTGTCAGCAGCTGGCGCCCTTCGCCTACCCCGCCGCGCCCGCGCCCGACTACCCGGCGCACCCGGCCGAGAGCCCGGCCAGCGCTGCGCTCCGCCGGCACCTGCCCCGCGCCGAGCCTCTGGGGCAGCTCAGCTCGCTGCAGAGCCTgctgggctgccagggccccCTGCACGCCTACTACGGGCAGCTGTGCCCGCCCGCCGGCCCGGCCCGCGCCGCCCAGCTCCAgccgcagccctgccagccctccccgcCGCCCGAGGCGCAGCAGTGCCGGGAGCCCCTGGAGCACCTGTCGCAGGACGAGCTGCTGGGCGACGTGGATCGCACCGAGTTCGAGCAGTACCTGCACTTCGCCTGCAAGCCCGAGCTGGGGCTCCACTTCCAGGGCCACGAAGCCGGCCTGCCTGCGCCGGACGCCCACGGGCCCATCTCCTCCGTGGTGTCAGATGCAAGTACTGCTGTGTATTACTGCACTTACCCAGACGCCTGA